The following are encoded together in the Acidovorax sp. KKS102 genome:
- a CDS encoding LysR family transcriptional regulator, producing MTISLLSLPLRYFLEVARTGSVNQAAQRLHVAASAVSRQLGKLEDSLGVVLFERQARGMTLTEAGTRLLAHASAHDAQALELVEQLQDLSAQDALRVRLACTEGFAAAFMPLVMAGFRQAHPQVQLQLQVAVPQEVSALVLRGEADLALKYSTAPEKGLQVLHSAIAPIYAVMPAQHPLARQRSVSVADVVRYPLLLGAANTTGRQLFDLSCAVQGLRYVPAVESNFSSALLPLLSGQDVVLASYLTAARWVEAGLLAARPFDEAQLQQRRLQVLAAEGRSQSTLVRQFTQALVVAIEEYGKRKVGRRRKAAAAPATVF from the coding sequence ATGACCATTTCACTGCTCAGCCTGCCCTTGCGCTACTTTCTGGAGGTGGCGCGCACCGGCTCCGTCAACCAGGCGGCGCAGCGGCTGCATGTGGCCGCTTCGGCCGTGAGCCGCCAGCTGGGCAAGCTGGAAGACAGCCTGGGCGTGGTGCTGTTTGAGCGCCAGGCCCGGGGCATGACGCTGACCGAGGCAGGCACCCGGCTGCTGGCCCACGCCAGCGCGCACGACGCGCAGGCGCTGGAGCTGGTAGAACAATTGCAGGATCTGTCTGCACAAGATGCCCTGCGGGTGCGGCTGGCGTGTACCGAAGGGTTTGCGGCAGCCTTCATGCCGCTGGTCATGGCGGGGTTTCGGCAGGCACACCCCCAGGTGCAGTTGCAGTTGCAGGTGGCCGTGCCGCAAGAGGTGTCGGCCCTGGTGCTGCGCGGCGAGGCGGATCTGGCGCTGAAGTACAGCACGGCACCCGAGAAGGGCCTGCAGGTGCTGCACTCAGCCATCGCACCCATTTACGCCGTCATGCCCGCGCAGCACCCGCTGGCGCGTCAGCGCAGCGTGAGCGTGGCCGATGTGGTGCGCTACCCGCTGCTGCTGGGCGCCGCCAACACCACCGGGCGGCAGCTGTTTGACCTGAGCTGTGCGGTGCAGGGGCTGCGCTACGTGCCCGCCGTGGAGAGCAATTTTTCGTCGGCCTTGTTGCCGCTGCTGAGCGGGCAGGACGTGGTGCTGGCCAGCTACCTCACGGCGGCGCGATGGGTGGAGGCGGGCCTGCTGGCAGCCCGGCCCTTTGACGAGGCGCAGCTGCAGCAGCGCCGCCTGCAGGTGCTGGCGGCCGAGGGGCGCAGTCAGTCCACATTGGTGCGGCAGTTCACGCAAGCGCTGGTGGTGGCCATCGAGGAATACGGTAAGCGCAAGGTAGGGCGGCGCCGCAAGGCCGCTGCAGCGCCTGCCACGGTGTTCTGA
- a CDS encoding aminoacyl-tRNA deacylase, with product MAKKEHVSETQATQLLKANKVAFTEHPYEYLEHGGAMHSAEVLGLDPYTVVKTLVMQDQDAKPLLVLMHGNRKVSTKNLARQIGAKSVEPCAPEVANRHSGYLVGGTSPFGTRRTMPVYIEETILALPRIAINGGRRGFLVQLDPQVCVQLLGAKPVQCALAE from the coding sequence ATGGCCAAGAAAGAACACGTTTCCGAGACCCAAGCCACCCAGCTGCTCAAGGCGAACAAGGTAGCTTTCACCGAACACCCGTATGAGTACCTGGAGCACGGCGGTGCCATGCACAGCGCCGAGGTGCTGGGTCTGGACCCCTACACCGTGGTCAAAACCCTCGTCATGCAAGACCAGGACGCCAAACCGCTCCTGGTGCTGATGCACGGCAACCGCAAGGTTTCGACCAAGAACCTCGCGCGCCAGATCGGAGCCAAGTCGGTCGAGCCCTGCGCGCCCGAGGTGGCCAACCGGCACAGCGGCTACCTGGTGGGCGGCACGTCGCCGTTCGGCACGCGGCGCACCATGCCTGTCTACATCGAAGAAACCATCCTCGCGCTGCCCCGCATTGCCATAAATGGCGGGCGCCGGGGCTTTTTGGTGCAGCTGGACCCGCAGGTGTGCGTGCAGCTGCTGGGCGCCAAGCCAGTGCAATGTGCGCTGGCAGAATAG
- a CDS encoding aldo/keto reductase: protein MNTVRLGQSDLLVTPICLGTMTFGEQVNEADSHAILSQSLARGVNFIDTAEMYAVPARAETFGATETIIGNWFAKNPGARQKLVVATKVAGPSRGMPWVREGKGMTAADIVASCEGSLRRLQTDVIDLYQIHWPERHVPAFGNLYYDPAKETSQTPIREQLEALAGLVKAGKVRYIGLSNETPYGVHEFVRLAEQHGLPRVATVQNPYCLINRTWENGLDETCHRLNVSLLAYSPLGFGLLTGKYDESGITGPNAPQGARIASYESVRKQRWGRPEALEASRRYNALARANGMTPTQMALAFCYTKWQVTSTIIGVTSVAQLEEDLNAWGTTLSPEVLKAIDAIRWELRDPAL, encoded by the coding sequence ATGAACACCGTCCGCTTGGGTCAGAGTGACCTGCTTGTCACCCCCATTTGCCTGGGCACCATGACCTTCGGCGAGCAGGTCAATGAGGCCGACTCGCATGCCATCCTGAGCCAGTCGCTTGCGCGCGGCGTGAACTTCATCGACACGGCCGAGATGTACGCCGTGCCCGCCCGGGCCGAGACCTTTGGCGCCACCGAAACCATCATCGGCAACTGGTTTGCCAAGAACCCCGGCGCGCGCCAGAAGCTGGTGGTGGCAACCAAGGTGGCCGGCCCGTCGCGCGGCATGCCCTGGGTGCGCGAGGGCAAAGGCATGACGGCGGCAGATATCGTGGCGTCGTGCGAAGGCAGCCTGCGCCGCCTGCAGACCGATGTGATCGATCTCTACCAGATCCACTGGCCCGAGCGCCATGTGCCCGCCTTCGGCAACCTGTATTACGACCCGGCCAAGGAAACGTCGCAAACCCCCATCCGCGAGCAGCTGGAAGCGCTGGCCGGGCTGGTGAAGGCGGGCAAGGTGCGCTACATCGGCCTGTCCAACGAAACCCCTTATGGCGTGCACGAGTTCGTGCGTCTGGCCGAGCAGCATGGCCTGCCGCGTGTCGCCACCGTGCAGAACCCGTACTGCCTGATCAACCGCACATGGGAAAACGGGCTGGATGAAACCTGCCACCGCCTCAACGTGTCGCTGCTGGCCTATTCGCCTCTGGGCTTTGGCCTGCTGACGGGCAAGTATGACGAAAGCGGCATCACCGGCCCCAACGCTCCCCAGGGCGCGCGCATTGCGTCGTATGAATCGGTGCGCAAACAGCGCTGGGGCCGCCCCGAGGCGCTGGAGGCATCGCGCCGCTACAACGCGCTGGCCCGCGCCAACGGCATGACGCCCACCCAGATGGCGCTGGCGTTCTGCTACACCAAGTGGCAGGTGACCAGCACCATCATCGGCGTGACATCGGTGGCGCAGCTGGAGGAAGACCTGAACGCCTGGGGCACCACGCTGTCGCCCGAGGTACTGAAGGCCATCGACGCGATCCGCTGGGAGCTGCGCGACCCGGCTTTGTGA
- the prfB gene encoding peptide chain release factor 2 (programmed frameshift), translated as MDAERINLIGTTLEDLAQRTAELRRYLDFDAKFERLRTVNASLEDPAVWNDPKKAQELGKEQKSLSSVVVTLDKLTRELADNAELYEMSKEEGDEAGLMTIEAEAAKLKPLIEELEFRRMFRNEADPLNCFVDIQAGAGGTEACDWASMLLRQYLKYAERKGFKATVEEETPGDVAGIKSATIKIEGEYAFGLLRTETGVHRLVRKSPFDSSGGRHTSFASLFVYPEIDDSIEININPADVRTDTFRASGAGGQHINKTDSAVRLTHIPTGIVVQCQDGRSQHSNRDVAWQRLRSRLYDFEMRKRMEEQQKLEDTKTDVGWGHQIRSYVLDNSRIKDLRTNVEISATQKVLDGDLDAFIEASLKQGV; from the exons ATGGACGCAGAACGCATCAACCTCATCGGCACCACCCTCGAAGACCTGGCTCAGCGCACCGCTGAGTTACGGAGGTATCTT GACTTCGATGCCAAGTTTGAACGCCTGCGCACGGTAAACGCATCGCTGGAAGACCCCGCGGTCTGGAACGACCCCAAGAAGGCCCAGGAGCTGGGCAAGGAACAGAAGTCGCTCTCCAGCGTGGTGGTGACGCTCGACAAGCTCACGCGCGAGCTGGCCGACAACGCCGAACTGTACGAGATGAGCAAGGAGGAAGGCGACGAGGCCGGCCTCATGACCATCGAGGCCGAGGCCGCCAAGCTCAAGCCGCTGATCGAGGAGCTGGAGTTCCGCCGCATGTTCCGCAATGAGGCCGACCCGCTCAACTGCTTTGTGGACATCCAGGCCGGCGCCGGTGGCACCGAGGCCTGCGACTGGGCCAGCATGCTGCTGCGCCAGTACCTCAAGTACGCCGAGCGCAAGGGCTTCAAGGCCACGGTCGAAGAAGAAACCCCGGGCGACGTGGCCGGCATCAAGAGCGCCACGATCAAGATCGAGGGTGAATACGCCTTCGGCCTGCTGCGCACCGAAACCGGTGTGCACCGCCTGGTGCGCAAGAGCCCGTTCGACAGCTCGGGCGGCCGCCACACCTCGTTTGCGTCGCTGTTCGTCTACCCCGAGATCGACGACTCCATCGAGATCAACATCAACCCCGCCGACGTGCGCACCGACACCTTCCGTGCCTCCGGCGCGGGCGGCCAGCACATCAACAAGACCGACTCGGCCGTGCGCCTGACGCACATTCCCACCGGCATCGTGGTGCAGTGCCAGGACGGCCGCAGCCAGCACAGCAACCGCGACGTGGCGTGGCAGCGCCTGCGCAGCCGCCTGTACGACTTCGAAATGCGCAAGCGCATGGAAGAGCAGCAAAAGCTGGAAGACACCAAGACCGATGTGGGCTGGGGCCACCAGATCCGCAGCTACGTGCTGGACAACAGCCGCATCAAGGACCTGCGCACCAACGTCGAAATCTCGGCCACGCAAAAGGTGCTGGACGGCGACCTGGACGCCTTCATCGAAGCTTCATTGAAGCAAGGCGTCTGA
- a CDS encoding alpha/beta fold hydrolase, protein MYQVLTPSRSSTLALRHLNYHVRHWGPEHSDLPTLVLLHGWMDVSASYQFTVDALRQPRRIIAPDWRGFGLTTGAPVDHYVFADYLADLDLLLDHYAPGEAIDLVGHSMGGNVAMMYGGVRPERVRKLVNLEGFGLPATRPAQAPTRYAQWIDEIKQLHQGTKELKTYDSADGVARRLMKTNPRLSEDKAQWLAQHWARPNTQGQWEILGDPAHKITSAQLYRADEALAIYERITAPVLAIEASGDSLGQWWNGRYTLDEYHQRLTHVRTCSTAVVQDAGHMLHHDQPEQVAQLIEAFLDAA, encoded by the coding sequence ATGTACCAAGTTCTCACCCCTTCGCGCAGCAGCACACTGGCGCTGCGGCACCTCAACTACCACGTCCGCCACTGGGGCCCCGAGCACAGCGACCTGCCCACGCTGGTGCTTCTGCACGGCTGGATGGACGTCAGTGCCTCTTACCAGTTCACGGTGGATGCGCTGCGCCAACCGCGCCGCATCATCGCGCCGGACTGGCGCGGCTTCGGCCTGACCACCGGTGCACCGGTGGACCATTATGTGTTTGCCGACTACCTGGCCGACCTGGACCTACTGTTGGACCACTACGCGCCCGGCGAAGCCATCGACCTGGTGGGCCACAGCATGGGCGGTAACGTGGCCATGATGTACGGCGGCGTGCGGCCCGAGCGGGTGCGCAAGCTCGTCAACCTGGAAGGTTTTGGTCTGCCCGCCACACGTCCCGCGCAGGCGCCCACGCGCTACGCGCAATGGATCGACGAAATCAAGCAGCTGCACCAGGGCACCAAGGAACTCAAGACCTATGACAGCGCCGACGGCGTGGCCCGCCGCCTGATGAAGACCAACCCCCGCCTGTCTGAAGACAAGGCCCAATGGCTGGCCCAGCACTGGGCACGGCCCAACACGCAAGGGCAGTGGGAAATCCTGGGGGACCCCGCCCACAAGATCACCAGCGCGCAGCTGTACCGCGCGGACGAGGCCCTGGCCATCTACGAACGCATTACCGCCCCCGTGCTGGCCATTGAGGCCAGCGGCGACAGCCTGGGCCAGTGGTGGAACGGCCGGTACACCCTGGACGAATACCACCAGCGCCTGACCCATGTGCGCACCTGCAGCACGGCCGTCGTGCAAGACGCAGGCCACATGCTGCACCACGACCAGCCCGAGCAGGTGGCGCAGCTGATCGAAGCGTTTTTGGATGCTGCCTGA
- a CDS encoding HAD family phosphatase has protein sequence MRTDAIIFDMDGTMIDSMPWHAQAWVEFARRRGMDIDVPDLMARTTGRNGTECIVELLGRPVSQDEADALTHEKETIYRELFAPRFSEVAGFRQFAAQVRARGLKVAVGTAGDIGNVEFALGHLGLEPAPQAIVRGDEGLPGKPQPAIFLEAARRIAADPAHCIVFEDAPFGIEAARRAGMRAVAICSTHTPEQLAGPHVLAAVRDYTELMNTDFLESIHVATA, from the coding sequence ATGCGCACCGACGCCATCATCTTCGACATGGACGGCACCATGATCGACTCCATGCCCTGGCACGCCCAGGCATGGGTCGAGTTTGCACGCCGCCGGGGCATGGACATCGACGTGCCCGACCTCATGGCCCGCACCACGGGCCGTAATGGCACCGAGTGCATCGTGGAACTCCTGGGCCGCCCTGTGTCGCAGGACGAGGCCGACGCGCTCACGCACGAAAAAGAAACCATCTACCGCGAGCTATTCGCCCCGCGCTTCTCCGAAGTGGCCGGGTTTCGCCAGTTTGCGGCGCAGGTACGTGCCCGTGGCCTCAAGGTGGCCGTGGGCACGGCGGGTGACATCGGCAACGTGGAATTTGCCCTGGGCCACCTCGGCCTGGAACCTGCGCCACAGGCCATCGTGCGCGGCGACGAGGGCCTGCCCGGCAAGCCCCAGCCCGCCATCTTTCTCGAAGCCGCACGCCGCATCGCGGCTGACCCGGCGCATTGCATCGTTTTTGAAGATGCGCCCTTTGGCATTGAGGCCGCACGCCGCGCGGGCATGCGCGCCGTGGCCATCTGCAGCACCCACACGCCCGAGCAACTAGCCGGGCCTCATGTGCTGGCCGCCGTGCGCGACTACACCGAACTCATGAACACCGACTTTCTGGAGAGCATCCATGTTGCAACTGCATAA
- a CDS encoding M20 family metallopeptidase, with protein sequence MNRQQLIQDVQRYFDEGRFATDLRRRVAWRTESDTGKVPPELRAYLTDEMVPWLTPLGFECEVLDNPSPQGGPFLVARRVEDPALPTVLTYGHGDVVNGQDAQWREGLSPWELTIEGERWYGRGTADNKGQHTVSLAALAHTIEARGGRLGYNVTLLMEMGEEAGSPGLGAFCEQHRDALKADLFVASDGPRVNAGHPTLFLGSRGAINFSLAVRSRDKAYHSGNWGGVLANPATVLTHALATLVDAKGRILVKGLLPPAVPDKLRTALQDVVIGTGADDPALTPGWGEPGLTPAEQLVGWNTLEVLALGAGNAQRPINAIPAQAVAHCQLRFVVGTDWQNVQATLREHLDAHGFNQVEITMGMHCGATRLDLHNPWVDWTMASLQASAGQPATLLPNLAGSLPNDIFADQLGLPTLWMPHSYPACAQHAPNEHLLAPVAREGLAVMAGLFWDLGEPQGTPWTEGRTARQEATA encoded by the coding sequence ATGAACCGCCAACAACTCATTCAAGACGTCCAGCGCTACTTTGACGAGGGCCGCTTTGCCACCGACCTGCGCCGCCGGGTGGCCTGGCGCACCGAAAGCGACACCGGCAAGGTGCCGCCCGAACTGCGCGCCTACCTCACCGACGAAATGGTGCCCTGGCTCACGCCACTGGGTTTTGAGTGCGAGGTGCTCGACAACCCCTCGCCGCAAGGCGGCCCCTTTTTGGTGGCACGCCGTGTGGAAGACCCTGCGCTGCCCACCGTGCTCACCTACGGCCACGGCGACGTGGTCAACGGGCAGGACGCGCAATGGCGCGAGGGCCTTTCGCCCTGGGAGCTGACCATAGAAGGCGAGCGCTGGTATGGTCGAGGCACAGCCGATAACAAAGGCCAGCACACCGTGAGCCTGGCCGCACTGGCCCACACCATCGAGGCCCGGGGCGGCCGTCTGGGCTACAACGTGACGCTGCTCATGGAGATGGGCGAAGAGGCAGGCTCGCCCGGCCTGGGCGCCTTCTGCGAGCAACACCGCGATGCCTTGAAGGCCGACCTGTTCGTGGCCAGCGACGGCCCCCGTGTGAATGCGGGCCACCCCACCCTCTTTCTGGGGTCGCGCGGTGCGATCAATTTCTCGCTCGCCGTGCGCAGCCGCGACAAGGCCTACCACTCGGGCAACTGGGGCGGCGTGCTGGCCAACCCGGCCACGGTGCTCACGCACGCGCTGGCCACGCTGGTGGACGCGAAGGGCCGCATCCTGGTCAAAGGCCTGCTGCCGCCTGCAGTGCCCGACAAGCTGCGCACTGCCCTCCAGGACGTGGTGATTGGCACCGGAGCCGATGACCCCGCGCTCACCCCCGGCTGGGGCGAGCCCGGCCTCACCCCCGCCGAGCAGCTGGTCGGCTGGAACACGCTGGAGGTGCTGGCGCTGGGCGCAGGCAACGCGCAGCGGCCCATCAACGCCATCCCCGCGCAGGCGGTGGCGCACTGCCAGCTGCGCTTTGTGGTGGGCACCGATTGGCAGAACGTGCAGGCCACGCTGCGCGAGCACCTGGACGCGCATGGCTTCAACCAGGTCGAAATCACCATGGGCATGCACTGCGGCGCCACGCGGCTCGATCTGCACAACCCCTGGGTGGACTGGACGATGGCCTCGCTGCAGGCCAGCGCCGGCCAGCCCGCCACGCTGCTGCCCAACCTGGCAGGCTCGCTGCCCAACGACATCTTTGCCGACCAGCTGGGCCTGCCCACGCTGTGGATGCCCCACTCTTACCCCGCTTGCGCCCAACATGCGCCCAACGAGCATCTGCTGGCACCCGTGGCACGAGAAGGGCTGGCGGTGATGGCCGGGTTGTTCTGGGACCTGGGCGAGCCCCAAGGGACGCCGTGGACGGAAGGACGCACCGCCCGGCAAGAGGCGACGGCCTGA
- a CDS encoding HD-GYP domain-containing protein: MSAHPASTHAHSEGEYEDLLSLWSDLESALSVLLSRPLQVQDFPGKVRQFDAWLQDLVAHDIDAALYLMFQHASTSTVGYSASHALVCGTLCHIMALELKLPQRERDSLVRAALTMNIGMTALQDELAVQRERPTAEQQEAIKSHPEDSMLLLERLFINDQLWLDVVGQHHASIAERVPLAQQEPIDRLTRVLGTIDRYAAMISPRKSRAGRSATDSVRAIVGQEVDQRDEVSYTLVRSIGLCPPGTFVKLDNGETAIVLRRSDKANHPLVASLLDNTGNHRSQPSLYQTASGKPRIQSALARSAVSLELNHRTMVRLGLYAAQHSAGLRGLVTAPGAL, translated from the coding sequence ATGTCTGCACACCCTGCCTCCACCCACGCGCACTCCGAAGGGGAGTATGAGGACTTGCTCAGCCTATGGTCCGACCTGGAGTCAGCCCTGTCGGTGCTGCTGAGCCGACCGCTGCAGGTGCAGGACTTTCCGGGCAAGGTGCGGCAGTTCGATGCCTGGCTGCAGGACCTGGTGGCGCACGACATCGACGCGGCGCTGTACCTGATGTTCCAGCATGCGTCCACATCGACCGTGGGCTACAGCGCATCGCACGCACTGGTGTGTGGCACGCTGTGCCACATCATGGCACTGGAGCTCAAGCTGCCGCAGCGCGAGCGGGACAGCCTGGTGCGGGCTGCGCTCACCATGAACATTGGCATGACGGCCCTGCAGGACGAACTGGCCGTGCAACGCGAACGCCCCACGGCCGAGCAGCAGGAGGCCATCAAGAGCCACCCCGAGGACAGCATGCTGCTGCTGGAGCGCCTGTTCATCAACGATCAACTCTGGCTGGACGTGGTGGGGCAACACCATGCCAGCATTGCAGAGCGCGTGCCCCTGGCCCAACAGGAGCCGATCGACCGGCTCACCCGCGTCCTCGGCACCATTGACCGCTATGCCGCCATGATCAGCCCGCGCAAATCCCGCGCCGGGCGCAGCGCCACCGACTCGGTGCGCGCCATCGTGGGACAAGAAGTGGACCAGCGCGACGAGGTCAGCTATACGCTGGTGCGCTCCATCGGCCTGTGCCCCCCGGGCACCTTCGTCAAACTGGACAACGGCGAGACCGCCATCGTGCTGCGCCGCAGCGACAAGGCCAACCACCCGCTGGTGGCCAGCCTGCTGGACAACACCGGCAACCACCGCAGTCAGCCCAGCCTGTACCAGACTGCCAGCGGCAAGCCCCGCATCCAGTCGGCCCTGGCCCGGTCCGCCGTGAGCCTGGAGCTGAACCACCGCACCATGGTGCGGCTGGGGCTGTATGCCGCGCAGCACAGCGCGGGGCTGCGCGGGCTGGTGACGGCGCCCGGCGCGCTCTGA
- a CDS encoding tripartite tricarboxylate transporter substrate binding protein produces the protein MKRLVRATFLSATLAVFAGHASLASAQTTPPADAWPQRPVRMVVPFPPGGGTDVVARALAQKLAGRLGAAVVIDNKPGASTIIGTEAVVRADPDGYTLLVSGSTSYTVNPALRSKLPYDPAKDLVPVATVARAPLVLVVSASAPYKDLNALIAAAKAKPKSIHYATFGSGSGPHLAGALLEQAAGIQLQDVPYRGSSQSLIALMGGEIQLGIDTVAAAAPQVKAGKLRALAIAGKSRSSMLPGVPTVEELKLPDAVFDAWYAIAAPAKTPQSVIRKLVTEVEAVTRDSGLQEQMRTQGMEPVHLGPVATRAMIDDEIGRYRALAHRAKIVVD, from the coding sequence ATGAAACGCCTTGTTCGAGCCACTTTCCTGTCTGCCACCCTGGCAGTGTTTGCCGGCCATGCCAGCCTGGCCTCGGCCCAGACTACGCCCCCCGCCGACGCGTGGCCCCAGCGCCCGGTGCGCATGGTGGTGCCCTTCCCGCCCGGCGGCGGCACCGACGTGGTGGCACGTGCGCTGGCACAGAAGCTGGCTGGCCGCCTGGGCGCGGCAGTGGTGATCGACAACAAACCGGGCGCCTCCACCATCATCGGCACCGAAGCCGTGGTGCGCGCCGACCCGGACGGCTACACACTGCTGGTCTCGGGCTCCACCAGCTACACGGTCAACCCTGCCCTGCGCAGCAAGCTGCCCTACGACCCGGCCAAGGACCTGGTGCCTGTGGCCACCGTGGCAAGGGCACCGCTGGTGCTGGTCGTCAGCGCCAGCGCGCCCTACAAAGACCTGAATGCGCTGATCGCAGCCGCCAAGGCCAAGCCCAAGAGCATCCACTACGCCACCTTCGGCTCGGGCTCCGGCCCGCACCTGGCAGGCGCACTGCTGGAGCAGGCTGCGGGCATCCAGCTGCAAGACGTGCCTTACCGGGGCAGCAGCCAGTCGCTGATCGCCCTCATGGGCGGCGAAATTCAGTTGGGCATCGACACCGTGGCCGCTGCGGCGCCGCAGGTGAAAGCCGGCAAGCTGCGCGCACTGGCCATTGCAGGCAAGTCGCGCTCCAGCATGCTGCCAGGGGTGCCCACGGTAGAGGAACTCAAGCTGCCCGACGCCGTGTTCGACGCGTGGTACGCCATCGCCGCCCCGGCCAAGACGCCACAGTCCGTCATCCGCAAGCTGGTGACCGAAGTAGAGGCTGTAACCCGCGACAGTGGCCTGCAGGAGCAGATGCGCACCCAGGGCATGGAACCCGTGCACCTGGGCCCCGTGGCCACGCGCGCCATGATCGATGACGAGATCGGCCGCTACCGCGCGCTGGCCCACCGCGCCAAGATCGTGGTGGATTGA
- the plsY gene encoding glycerol-3-phosphate 1-O-acyltransferase PlsY: protein MTAVYPVLATVAAYLLGSLSFAVIVTRVMGLSDPRTYGSKNPGATNVLRSGSKAAAIVTLLLDAMKGWLPVALVMWFGHPYGLEDGTVALVGLAAFLGHLWPVFFRFQGGKGVATALGVLVGISGWLGLATAATWLIIAFFFRYSSLASLVAAAFAPVYYLMVDGVVWYAEGTIAASIVVMALLLAWRHRENIQRLIAGTESRLGSKKAKPAEGEESAKAKPKAKPKAKH, encoded by the coding sequence TTGACCGCCGTCTATCCCGTTCTTGCCACTGTGGCCGCCTACCTGCTGGGCTCGCTGTCGTTTGCCGTCATCGTGACGCGCGTCATGGGCCTGAGCGATCCGCGCACCTATGGCAGCAAGAACCCCGGCGCCACCAATGTGCTGCGCTCGGGCAGCAAGGCGGCGGCCATCGTGACCCTGCTGCTGGACGCAATGAAGGGCTGGCTGCCGGTGGCCCTGGTGATGTGGTTTGGCCACCCCTATGGGCTGGAGGACGGCACCGTGGCGCTCGTGGGGCTGGCTGCTTTCCTGGGGCACCTGTGGCCGGTCTTCTTCCGGTTTCAGGGCGGCAAGGGCGTGGCGACGGCGCTGGGCGTGCTGGTGGGCATCAGCGGCTGGCTGGGCCTGGCCACGGCGGCCACCTGGCTCATCATTGCGTTCTTCTTCCGCTACTCGTCGCTGGCCTCGCTGGTGGCCGCTGCCTTTGCCCCGGTGTACTACCTGATGGTGGATGGCGTGGTCTGGTATGCCGAGGGCACGATTGCCGCCTCCATCGTGGTCATGGCGTTGCTGCTGGCCTGGCGGCACCGCGAAAACATCCAGCGCCTGATTGCGGGCACGGAATCTCGCCTGGGCAGCAAGAAGGCGAAACCTGCCGAGGGTGAAGAGAGCGCCAAGGCAAAGCCGAAAGCAAAGCCCAAGGCCAAACACTGA